The following are encoded in a window of Oncorhynchus keta strain PuntledgeMale-10-30-2019 chromosome 10, Oket_V2, whole genome shotgun sequence genomic DNA:
- the LOC118388933 gene encoding deoxynucleotidyltransferase terminal-interacting protein 1-like isoform X3, with amino-acid sequence MGAHRSEGRRDWLQQDAVEQPPIQTMNPWNIMIKHRQVHRRGRRSQMTVSYTDPVISMDLLRTVLQPSFNEDIMGVFRKYMKFFEKAASNVKENVGDDVQTDQLIREACRNCLENAKQIFSDGDKAAVARPGPELPFKRVKLEDESSQRASPVPKKRKGRPTAPVGSYDKPVTYSSVPKPKTLESVKREGPKWDPSRLNEGSTFVLGSRANKALGMGGTRGRIYIKHAELFKGSHYRSMAYNSETTLWTSGQWS; translated from the exons ATGGGTGCTCATCGAAGTGAGGGACGGAGGGATTGGCTTCAACAAGATGCTGTTGAACAGCCGCCCATACAAACTATG AATCCATGGAACATCATGATAAAACACAGACAGGTCCATCGCAGGGGCAGACGCTCACAGATGACCGTGAG CTACACAGATCCTGTTATATCCATGGACCTCCTCCGAACGGTTCTGCAGCCCAGCTTCAACGAGGACATTATGGGAGTCTTCAGAAAATACATGAAG TTCTTTGAGAAAGCAGCCAGCAATGTCAAGGAGAACGTTGGAGACGACGTGCAGACCGACCAGCTGATCCGAGAAGCCTGCAGAAACTGCCTAGAAAAT GCCAAACAGATCTTCTCAGATGGGGACAAAGCGGCAGTGGCAAGACCAGGGCCTGAGCTTCCATTCAAG CGGGTGAAACTGGAGGATGAGTCCAGCCAGAGGGCCAGCCCTGTTCCAAAAAAG cgGAAAGGACGCCCAACCGCTCCTGTCGGTTCTTACGACAAACCTGTTACATATAGCAGTGT GCCCAAGCCCAAGACATTGGAGTCCGTAAAGCGTGAGGGACCAAAG TGGGACCCTTCCAGACTGAATGAAGGAAGCACATTTGTTCTTGGGTCCAGGGCAAACAA GGCTTTAGGAATGGGTGGCACCAGAGGAAGGATTTACATCAAACATGCTGAACTCTTCAAG GGATCCCATTACAGATCTATGGCATATAACTCAGAAACCACTCTTTGGACATCTGGGCAGTGGTCCTAA
- the LOC118388933 gene encoding deoxynucleotidyltransferase terminal-interacting protein 1-like isoform X4: MGAHRSEGRRDWLQQDAVEQPPIQTMNPWNIMIKHRQVHRRGRRSQMTVSYTDPVISMDLLRTVLQPSFNEDIMGVFRKYMKFFEKAASNVKENVGDDVQTDQLIREACRNCLENAKQIFSDGDKAAVARPGPELPFKRVKLEDESSQRASPVPKKRKGRPTAPVGSYDKPVTYSSVPKPKTLESVKREGPKWDPSRLNEGSTFVLGSRANKALGMGGTRGRIYIKHAELFKIYGI; encoded by the exons ATGGGTGCTCATCGAAGTGAGGGACGGAGGGATTGGCTTCAACAAGATGCTGTTGAACAGCCGCCCATACAAACTATG AATCCATGGAACATCATGATAAAACACAGACAGGTCCATCGCAGGGGCAGACGCTCACAGATGACCGTGAG CTACACAGATCCTGTTATATCCATGGACCTCCTCCGAACGGTTCTGCAGCCCAGCTTCAACGAGGACATTATGGGAGTCTTCAGAAAATACATGAAG TTCTTTGAGAAAGCAGCCAGCAATGTCAAGGAGAACGTTGGAGACGACGTGCAGACCGACCAGCTGATCCGAGAAGCCTGCAGAAACTGCCTAGAAAAT GCCAAACAGATCTTCTCAGATGGGGACAAAGCGGCAGTGGCAAGACCAGGGCCTGAGCTTCCATTCAAG CGGGTGAAACTGGAGGATGAGTCCAGCCAGAGGGCCAGCCCTGTTCCAAAAAAG cgGAAAGGACGCCCAACCGCTCCTGTCGGTTCTTACGACAAACCTGTTACATATAGCAGTGT GCCCAAGCCCAAGACATTGGAGTCCGTAAAGCGTGAGGGACCAAAG TGGGACCCTTCCAGACTGAATGAAGGAAGCACATTTGTTCTTGGGTCCAGGGCAAACAA GGCTTTAGGAATGGGTGGCACCAGAGGAAGGATTTACATCAAACATGCTGAACTCTTCAAG ATCTATGGCATATAA
- the LOC118388933 gene encoding deoxynucleotidyltransferase terminal-interacting protein 1-like isoform X1, which yields MGAHRSEGRRDWLQQDAVEQPPIQTMNPWNIMIKHRQVHRRGRRSQMTVSYTDPVISMDLLRTVLQPSFNEDIMGVFRKYMKFFEKAASNVKENVGDDVQTDQLIREACRNCLENAKQIFSDGDKAAVARPGPELPFKRVKLEDESSQRASPVPKKRKGRPTAPVGSYDKPVTYSSVPKPKTLESVKREGPKWDPSRLNEGSTFVLGSRANKALGMGGTRGRIYIKHAELFKYAADAQDKHWLAERQHMRATGGKMAYLLIEEDVQDLSLSDDYKDCPDLKMTPIELKPFTVPGWMIEKMQKAMEVQSSGKE from the exons ATGGGTGCTCATCGAAGTGAGGGACGGAGGGATTGGCTTCAACAAGATGCTGTTGAACAGCCGCCCATACAAACTATG AATCCATGGAACATCATGATAAAACACAGACAGGTCCATCGCAGGGGCAGACGCTCACAGATGACCGTGAG CTACACAGATCCTGTTATATCCATGGACCTCCTCCGAACGGTTCTGCAGCCCAGCTTCAACGAGGACATTATGGGAGTCTTCAGAAAATACATGAAG TTCTTTGAGAAAGCAGCCAGCAATGTCAAGGAGAACGTTGGAGACGACGTGCAGACCGACCAGCTGATCCGAGAAGCCTGCAGAAACTGCCTAGAAAAT GCCAAACAGATCTTCTCAGATGGGGACAAAGCGGCAGTGGCAAGACCAGGGCCTGAGCTTCCATTCAAG CGGGTGAAACTGGAGGATGAGTCCAGCCAGAGGGCCAGCCCTGTTCCAAAAAAG cgGAAAGGACGCCCAACCGCTCCTGTCGGTTCTTACGACAAACCTGTTACATATAGCAGTGT GCCCAAGCCCAAGACATTGGAGTCCGTAAAGCGTGAGGGACCAAAG TGGGACCCTTCCAGACTGAATGAAGGAAGCACATTTGTTCTTGGGTCCAGGGCAAACAA GGCTTTAGGAATGGGTGGCACCAGAGGAAGGATTTACATCAAACATGCTGAACTCTTCAAG TATGCGGCTGATGCTCAGGACAAACACTGGTTGGCAGAGAGACAGCATATGAGAGCTACAGGTGGAAAGATG GCCTATCTCCTTATTGAAGAGGACGTCCAGGACCTTTCGCTGAGTGACGATTACAA AGATTGCCCCGACCTAAAAATGACCCCAATTGAATTAAAGCCTTTTACTGTTCCTGGGTGGATGATTGAGAAGATGCAGAAAGCCATGGAGGTCCAGAGTTCGGGGAAGGAATAA
- the LOC118388933 gene encoding deoxynucleotidyltransferase terminal-interacting protein 1-like isoform X2 gives MIKHRQVHRRGRRSQMTVSYTDPVISMDLLRTVLQPSFNEDIMGVFRKYMKFFEKAASNVKENVGDDVQTDQLIREACRNCLENAKQIFSDGDKAAVARPGPELPFKRVKLEDESSQRASPVPKKRKGRPTAPVGSYDKPVTYSSVPKPKTLESVKREGPKWDPSRLNEGSTFVLGSRANKALGMGGTRGRIYIKHAELFKYAADAQDKHWLAERQHMRATGGKMAYLLIEEDVQDLSLSDDYKDCPDLKMTPIELKPFTVPGWMIEKMQKAMEVQSSGKE, from the exons ATGATAAAACACAGACAGGTCCATCGCAGGGGCAGACGCTCACAGATGACCGTGAG CTACACAGATCCTGTTATATCCATGGACCTCCTCCGAACGGTTCTGCAGCCCAGCTTCAACGAGGACATTATGGGAGTCTTCAGAAAATACATGAAG TTCTTTGAGAAAGCAGCCAGCAATGTCAAGGAGAACGTTGGAGACGACGTGCAGACCGACCAGCTGATCCGAGAAGCCTGCAGAAACTGCCTAGAAAAT GCCAAACAGATCTTCTCAGATGGGGACAAAGCGGCAGTGGCAAGACCAGGGCCTGAGCTTCCATTCAAG CGGGTGAAACTGGAGGATGAGTCCAGCCAGAGGGCCAGCCCTGTTCCAAAAAAG cgGAAAGGACGCCCAACCGCTCCTGTCGGTTCTTACGACAAACCTGTTACATATAGCAGTGT GCCCAAGCCCAAGACATTGGAGTCCGTAAAGCGTGAGGGACCAAAG TGGGACCCTTCCAGACTGAATGAAGGAAGCACATTTGTTCTTGGGTCCAGGGCAAACAA GGCTTTAGGAATGGGTGGCACCAGAGGAAGGATTTACATCAAACATGCTGAACTCTTCAAG TATGCGGCTGATGCTCAGGACAAACACTGGTTGGCAGAGAGACAGCATATGAGAGCTACAGGTGGAAAGATG GCCTATCTCCTTATTGAAGAGGACGTCCAGGACCTTTCGCTGAGTGACGATTACAA AGATTGCCCCGACCTAAAAATGACCCCAATTGAATTAAAGCCTTTTACTGTTCCTGGGTGGATGATTGAGAAGATGCAGAAAGCCATGGAGGTCCAGAGTTCGGGGAAGGAATAA
- the LOC118388934 gene encoding ubiquitin-conjugating enzyme E2 C-like isoform X2 gives MASQNMDPAAASSTAALKGTETGGSAAKGSVTKRLQQELMTLMVYEGLRYKLSLEFPSGYPYKAPRVKFITPCFHPNVDDQGFICLDILKDKWSALYDVRSILLSIQSLLGEPNIESPLNTAAAELWDNQEAFKAHLNTTYKN, from the exons ATGGCCTCTCAAAATATGGACCCTGCAGCCGCCTCGTCCACAGCAGCTCTGAAAGGCACTGAGACCGGTGGGAGTGCAGCAAAGGGCTCAGTCACGAAGAG ACTTCAACAAGAACTGATGACACTAATG GTTTACGAAGGCCTGAGGTACAAGCTGTCGTTGGAGTTCCCCAGTGGCTACCCGTACAAAGCCCCCCGAGTGAAGTTCATCACGCCATGTTTTCACCCTAACGTCGATGATCAGGGCTTCATCTGTCTGGATATCTTGAAAGACAAATGGTCAGCCCTGTACGATGTACGGTCCATTCTTCTGTCCATCCAGAGTTTATTAGGAG AGCCCAACATTGAGAGTCCATTGAACACTGCTGCTGCTGAGCTTTGGGATAACCAGGAAG CCTTCAAAGCCCATTTGAACACAACCTACAAGAACTGA
- the LOC118388934 gene encoding ubiquitin-conjugating enzyme E2 C-like isoform X1 yields MASQNMDPAAASSTAALKGTETGGSAAKGSVTKRLQQELMTLMMSGDKGISAFPESDNLFKWIGTIDGAQGTVYEGLRYKLSLEFPSGYPYKAPRVKFITPCFHPNVDDQGFICLDILKDKWSALYDVRSILLSIQSLLGEPNIESPLNTAAAELWDNQEAFKAHLNTTYKN; encoded by the exons ATGGCCTCTCAAAATATGGACCCTGCAGCCGCCTCGTCCACAGCAGCTCTGAAAGGCACTGAGACCGGTGGGAGTGCAGCAAAGGGCTCAGTCACGAAGAG ACTTCAACAAGAACTGATGACACTAATG ATGTCTGGAGATAAAGGGATCTCTGCTTTCCCGGAGTCTGACAACCTTTTTAAGTGGATAGGGACGATAGACGGAGCTCAGGGAACA GTTTACGAAGGCCTGAGGTACAAGCTGTCGTTGGAGTTCCCCAGTGGCTACCCGTACAAAGCCCCCCGAGTGAAGTTCATCACGCCATGTTTTCACCCTAACGTCGATGATCAGGGCTTCATCTGTCTGGATATCTTGAAAGACAAATGGTCAGCCCTGTACGATGTACGGTCCATTCTTCTGTCCATCCAGAGTTTATTAGGAG AGCCCAACATTGAGAGTCCATTGAACACTGCTGCTGCTGAGCTTTGGGATAACCAGGAAG CCTTCAAAGCCCATTTGAACACAACCTACAAGAACTGA